In the Populus trichocarpa isolate Nisqually-1 chromosome 1, P.trichocarpa_v4.1, whole genome shotgun sequence genome, one interval contains:
- the LOC7463895 gene encoding annexin D8, translating to MATVVAPKDFSPVEDAETIKKACLGLGTDEKAIISVLGNRNSFQRKLIRLAYEEIYHEDLIHQLKSEISGDFERAMSQWTLEPADRDAVLANAALQKSKPDYRVIVEIACVGSPEDLLAVKRAYRFRYRHSLEEDVALHTKGDIRKVLVALVSAYRYDGHEVDEDLAISEAGLLHDDVYGKAFNHDELVRVLTTRSKAQLNATFNRYQDIHGKSITKGLLGDPIDEYLGALRTAVRCIRDPRKYFVKVLRRAVHKEDTDEDALSRVIVTRAEKDLKEIKELYLKRNNISLDQAVAVDTHGEYKEFLLTLLGNEKN from the exons ATGGCCACAGTTGTTGCTCCCAAAGACTTTTCTCCCGTTGAAGATGCAGAAACAATCAAGAAGGCCTGTCTAG GATTGGGAACGGATGAGAAAGCCATAATATCAGTGCTGGGGAATCGGAATTCGTTTCAAAGGAAACTTATCAGGCTAGCTTATGAAGAGATATACCATGAGGATCTAATCCATCAACTTAAATCTGAGATCTCCGGAGATTTTGAG AGAGCAATGAGCCAGTGGACCTTGGAGCCAGCTGACAGAGATGCTGTCCTTGCCAACGCGGCCTTGCAGAAATCAAAACCTGATTACAGAGTAATTGTTGAAATTGCATGTGTCGGATCACCGGAAGATCTCTTGGCGGTGAAGCGTGCCTACCGGTTTCGTTACAGGCATTCCCTCGAAGAAGATGTGGCCCTTCACACCAAGGGTGACATTCGAAAA GTCCTGGTTGCTCTCGTAAGCGCCTACAGATATGATGGCCATGAAGTTGACGAAGATTTGGCGATTTCTGAAGCTGGTCTTCTCCATGATGATGTATATGGAAAGGCTTTTAACCATGATGAATTGGTTAGGGTATTGACTACAAGGAGCAAGGCACAGCTCAATGCAACTTTCAATCGTTACCAAGACATCCATGGAAAATCCATTACCaag GGGCTGCTGGGAGACCCCATTGATGAATATCTAGGTGCCTTGCGAACTGCAGTCCGGTGCATTCGAGATCCAAGAAAGTATTTTGTTAAG GTCTTGCGAAGGGCCGTCCATAAAGAGGACACCGATGAAGATGCTCTTAGTCGTGTGATCGTTACGCGTGCAGAGAAAGATTTGAAGGAGATCAAGGAGCTCTACCTGAAGAGAAACAACATCTCTCTCGATCAAGCAGTAGCAGTAGACACGCATGGAGAGTACAAGGAATTCCTTCTGACCTTATTAGGGAATGAGAAGAATTGA
- the LOC18095125 gene encoding protein PSY3 gives MAFGVRLCLCLLLVFAVTSSARNTISFSDNEMALAIKGRSLKITLNDYGDPIANRGHDPSQRNKNWGGSGGGRKG, from the exons ATGGCATTTGGAGTTCGCTTGTGTTTGTGTCTCCTGCTTGTCTTTGCTGTAACATCTTCAGCTCGAAACACCATTTCATTCTCAG ATAACGAAATGGCCTTGGCTATAAAGGGGAGGTCCTTGAAGATTACACTGAACGATTACGGTGACCCAATAGCAAACCGTGGGCACGATCCTTCACAAAGAAACAAGAATTGGGGTGGCAGCGGCGGTGGCCGTAAAGGCTGA